Proteins encoded in a region of the Scrofimicrobium sp. R131 genome:
- a CDS encoding DUF2469 domain-containing protein codes for MGSDDIENYENSRELDLFREYKDVVGLFNYVVETERRFYLCNQVDMQARPAGGDVFFELTLTDAWVWDIYRPSRFVKSVRVVTFKDVNVEELSKPELGLP; via the coding sequence GTGGGTAGCGACGACATTGAGAACTACGAGAACAGCCGGGAACTGGACCTGTTTCGCGAATACAAAGACGTGGTGGGGCTGTTCAACTACGTGGTGGAAACTGAGCGGCGCTTCTACCTGTGTAACCAGGTGGACATGCAGGCCCGGCCGGCCGGCGGCGACGTCTTCTTTGAGCTGACCCTGACTGATGCCTGGGTGTGGGACATTTACCGCCCCTCCCGTTTCGTCAAATCCGTTCGGGTGGTGACCTTCAAGGACGTGAACGTCGAGGAGCTCTCCAAGCCCGAGCTGGGTCTGCCCTAA